One stretch of Methyloversatilis sp. RAC08 DNA includes these proteins:
- the bchI gene encoding magnesium chelatase ATPase subunit I produces MSQPFPFSAIVGQDEMKLAILVATVDASIGGVLVFGDRGTGKSTAVRALAALLPKMRAVVGCPYQCDPADGAPCCVQCAAGKGTLKSHLVPVPVVDMPLGATEDRVVGALDLERALTRGEKAFEPGLLARANRGFLYIDEVNLLEDHLVDLLIDVAASGENLVEREGLSVRHPARFVIVGSGNPEEGELRPQLLDRFGLSVEVTTPTDLPTRVEVVRRRDAYERDRDAFVAHWKKHDDKLRKKIVAARERLPGVQVPDGVVEQAARLCMALGTDGLRGELTLIRAARALAAFDGDDAVSDAHLRRIAPSALRHRLRRDPLDDAGSGARVDRAVEELFGK; encoded by the coding sequence ATGTCACAACCCTTCCCGTTCTCGGCCATTGTCGGCCAGGACGAAATGAAACTGGCCATCCTGGTCGCCACCGTCGATGCGTCCATCGGCGGCGTGCTGGTATTCGGCGACCGCGGTACCGGCAAGTCGACCGCGGTGCGCGCGCTGGCGGCACTGCTGCCGAAGATGCGCGCGGTCGTCGGCTGCCCCTATCAGTGCGATCCGGCCGACGGTGCGCCGTGCTGCGTGCAGTGTGCGGCCGGCAAGGGCACGCTGAAGAGCCACCTCGTGCCGGTGCCGGTGGTCGACATGCCGCTCGGCGCGACCGAAGACCGGGTGGTCGGCGCGCTCGATCTCGAGCGCGCGCTGACGCGCGGTGAAAAGGCCTTCGAGCCCGGCCTGCTGGCGCGTGCCAACCGCGGCTTCCTGTACATCGACGAGGTCAACCTGCTTGAAGACCACCTCGTCGACCTGCTGATCGACGTTGCCGCGTCGGGCGAAAACCTGGTCGAGCGCGAAGGCCTGAGCGTGCGCCATCCGGCGCGCTTCGTCATCGTCGGCAGCGGCAATCCGGAAGAGGGCGAATTGCGTCCGCAGCTGCTCGACCGCTTCGGCCTGTCGGTCGAGGTGACGACGCCGACCGACCTGCCGACCCGGGTCGAGGTGGTGCGCCGGCGCGATGCGTACGAGCGTGACCGCGATGCCTTCGTCGCGCACTGGAAGAAGCACGACGACAAGCTGCGCAAGAAGATCGTCGCGGCGCGCGAACGCCTGCCCGGCGTGCAGGTGCCTGATGGCGTGGTCGAGCAGGCAGCCCGTCTGTGCATGGCACTCGGTACCGATGGCCTGCGTGGCGAACTGACGCTCATTCGCGCCGCCCGCGCGCTGGCGGCCTTCGACGGCGATGACGCGGTGAGCGACGCCCATCTGCGCCGCATCGCGCCATCCGCGCTGCGCCACCGCCTGCGCCGCGATCCGCTGGATGACGCCGGTTCCGGCGCGCGTGTCGATCGCGCGGTGGAAGAGCTGTTTGGAAAATAG
- the crtD gene encoding 1-hydroxycarotenoid 3,4-desaturase CrtD, with product MASERVVVIGAGMGGLSAAVDLARRGIDVQLLERAPAPGGKMREVKVGSAAIDGGPTVFTMRWAFESLFADAGASLTDALTLHTTSVLARHAWREGGRLDLFADIERSVEAIGDFAGAHDAAGYRAFCARSREIYQTLRGPFIDGQRPSAIELTQRVGFANLGALWRTQPLSTLWSALGEYFRDPRLRQLFGRYATYVGSSPLRAPATLMLIAHVEQDGVWIVEGGMRRVADALQALAERHGARFRFDCQVEEIVVRGGRVAGVRLAGGEVIDCERVVFNGDVSALATGLLGPSVRPAAPVIKPAERSLSAITWCVHGRTRGFPLHHHNVFFAENYPDEFAAVFQRRSIVDAPTVYVCAQDRADTPDGAETPALDRERLLVLINAPADGDSRPFGETEVARLADNAFDLMRRCGLDIDRASMDAVATTPHGFDRLFPATGGALYGRANHGSMGSFARPGAASAIPGLYLAGGSVHPGPGIPMALLSGRRAAERLVADLDHAR from the coding sequence GTGGCGTCTGAACGGGTGGTGGTCATCGGCGCCGGCATGGGCGGACTGTCGGCCGCGGTCGATCTGGCGCGTCGCGGTATCGACGTGCAGCTGCTCGAACGCGCCCCTGCGCCCGGCGGCAAGATGCGCGAGGTGAAGGTGGGCAGCGCTGCCATCGACGGCGGCCCGACCGTATTCACGATGCGCTGGGCCTTCGAATCCCTGTTCGCCGACGCCGGCGCCTCGCTGACCGACGCACTCACCCTGCACACCACCTCGGTACTTGCGCGCCACGCCTGGCGCGAAGGCGGCCGGCTCGACCTGTTTGCCGACATCGAACGCAGCGTCGAGGCGATCGGCGACTTCGCCGGCGCGCACGACGCCGCCGGCTACCGCGCCTTCTGCGCGCGCAGCCGCGAGATCTACCAGACCCTGCGCGGCCCCTTCATCGATGGTCAGCGGCCGTCGGCGATCGAGCTCACGCAGCGCGTCGGTTTCGCCAACCTCGGCGCGCTGTGGCGCACCCAGCCGCTGAGCACGCTGTGGAGCGCGCTCGGCGAGTACTTCCGCGATCCGCGCCTGCGCCAGCTGTTCGGCCGCTACGCCACCTATGTCGGTTCGTCGCCGCTGCGCGCGCCGGCCACGCTGATGCTGATCGCGCACGTCGAACAGGACGGCGTGTGGATCGTCGAAGGTGGCATGCGCCGCGTCGCCGACGCGCTGCAGGCGCTGGCCGAGCGGCACGGCGCCCGCTTCCGCTTCGACTGCCAGGTGGAGGAGATCGTCGTGCGCGGCGGTCGGGTCGCTGGCGTCCGGCTGGCCGGTGGCGAAGTCATCGACTGCGAACGCGTGGTGTTCAACGGCGACGTGTCGGCGCTGGCCACCGGCCTGCTCGGGCCGTCCGTGCGGCCGGCCGCACCGGTCATCAAACCGGCGGAACGCTCGCTGTCGGCCATCACCTGGTGCGTTCATGGCCGCACGCGAGGCTTTCCGCTGCACCACCACAATGTGTTCTTCGCCGAAAACTACCCGGACGAATTCGCTGCGGTGTTCCAGCGGCGCAGCATCGTCGACGCGCCGACCGTCTATGTGTGCGCGCAGGACCGCGCCGATACCCCCGATGGCGCAGAGACGCCGGCGCTCGACCGCGAACGTCTGCTGGTGCTGATCAATGCACCCGCCGACGGCGATTCGCGGCCCTTCGGCGAGACCGAGGTCGCCCGGCTGGCCGACAACGCCTTCGATCTCATGCGCCGCTGCGGGCTCGACATCGACCGCGCGTCGATGGACGCGGTCGCCACGACACCGCACGGTTTCGACCGGCTGTTCCCGGCCACCGGCGGCGCGCTGTACGGCCGCGCCAACCACGGTTCGATGGGCAGCTTTGCTCGGCCCGGCGCGGCCAGTGCCATCCCGGGCCTGTACCTGGCCGGCGGCTCGGTGCATCCGGGCCCGGGCATTCCGATGGCCCTGCTGTCCGGGCGCCGCGCGGCCGAACGGCTGGTCGCCGACCTCGACCATGCGCGCTGA
- a CDS encoding ATP-grasp domain-containing protein: protein MKPVVLITLGRLPKGLDLARSFHRLGWRVIVAEPFRWHLSAMSNAVARRYTVSAPALGRERYLDELRDIVLKEGVDLVVPVSEEIMHASHLAGRLPVGVQLYAMPPEVLMPLHDKLQFIGRCRDYGVAAPATCALGTPGAVDLAEAGDHIVKPVYSCSGRGVLFRRQGEALPEVAPGQPAIVQRWVKGNVLSTFSIAAAGQPLVTVVYRGAVMSGTVSVCFERVTEADPQHRPVIDWVSRFIAAAGFTGFISFDLVVDADGQAHGIECNPRATSGLHFVDPDDLARAVVAPDGVLAGTQPVRFRRQLLMQQFYPCLTEVQKSMFSPKAFGPDFRRNLSRFLRARDVTWRWRDPLPFITMPLTASQIIWLSIRSGATFGEVATLDVGLYAPDETTATSGTLPDTTEGTAPGSSSGPASPSAVS from the coding sequence ATGAAACCGGTCGTGCTGATCACGCTCGGCCGCCTGCCCAAGGGGCTGGATCTGGCGCGCAGCTTTCACCGGCTCGGTTGGCGCGTCATCGTGGCCGAACCTTTCAGGTGGCATCTGAGCGCGATGTCGAATGCGGTGGCGCGGCGCTACACGGTGAGCGCGCCGGCGCTCGGCCGCGAACGCTATCTGGACGAGTTGCGCGACATCGTGCTGAAGGAAGGCGTCGACCTCGTGGTGCCGGTGTCGGAAGAAATCATGCACGCCAGCCATCTGGCCGGTCGGCTGCCGGTCGGTGTGCAGCTGTATGCGATGCCGCCCGAGGTGCTGATGCCGCTGCACGACAAGCTGCAGTTCATCGGCCGCTGCCGCGATTACGGTGTGGCCGCGCCGGCCACCTGTGCGCTGGGCACACCGGGCGCTGTCGACCTGGCCGAGGCGGGCGACCACATCGTGAAGCCGGTCTATTCCTGCTCCGGTCGGGGCGTGCTGTTCCGCCGGCAGGGCGAGGCGCTGCCCGAGGTCGCGCCTGGCCAGCCCGCCATCGTGCAGCGCTGGGTCAAGGGCAATGTGCTGAGCACCTTTTCGATCGCTGCCGCCGGCCAGCCGCTGGTGACCGTGGTGTATCGCGGCGCGGTCATGTCGGGCACCGTGTCCGTGTGTTTCGAGCGTGTCACCGAAGCCGACCCGCAGCACCGGCCGGTCATCGACTGGGTCAGCCGGTTCATCGCCGCAGCGGGCTTCACCGGCTTCATTTCCTTTGACCTGGTGGTGGATGCCGACGGCCAGGCGCACGGCATCGAGTGCAATCCGCGCGCCACCAGCGGCCTGCATTTCGTCGATCCGGACGACCTGGCGCGCGCCGTGGTGGCGCCGGACGGGGTGTTGGCAGGGACGCAGCCGGTTCGTTTCCGCCGGCAGCTGCTGATGCAGCAGTTCTACCCCTGCCTGACCGAAGTGCAGAAGTCGATGTTCAGCCCGAAGGCCTTCGGGCCGGACTTCAGGCGCAACCTTTCGCGCTTCCTGCGCGCGCGCGACGTGACCTGGCGCTGGCGCGATCCGCTGCCCTTCATCACGATGCCGCTGACCGCGTCGCAGATCATCTGGCTGTCGATCCGCAGCGGTGCGACCTTCGGCGAAGTCGCCACGCTCGACGTCGGGCTGTATGCGCCGGACGAGACGACGGCGACATCCGGAACCCTGCCGGACACGACCGAAGGGACCGCCCCGGGATCCTCATCCGGCCCCGCTTCGCCTTCCGCAGTGTCCTGA
- a CDS encoding hydroxyneurosporene synthase, giving the protein MNARDFSARVPPGGYQWWYVDAMSDDGRYGLTIIAFIGSVFSPYYAAARRRAPGAADPQDFCSVNVALYGDCRRWAMTERGVGALRRSARELAIGPSRLHWDGDMLVIDLDEITTPMPQRLRGQVRVQSPVLSRNAFALDAEGRHLWSPIAPCARVSVQLDQPSLNWQGDGYLDSNAGETSLEEAFVRWHWSRASLHGGDTAVLYDVTRRDASSASLALRFDADGGFSTFEPPPEQVLPTTMWRVGRATRSEHASPQAQTLEDTPFYARSMVRTQLLGESVGSMHESLDLDRFRSRWVQTLLPFRMPRRSGTRVRAAL; this is encoded by the coding sequence ATGAACGCGCGCGACTTCTCTGCTCGCGTGCCGCCCGGTGGCTACCAGTGGTGGTATGTGGATGCGATGAGTGATGACGGCCGCTACGGCCTGACCATCATCGCCTTCATCGGCAGCGTGTTTTCACCCTATTACGCGGCGGCGCGGCGACGCGCGCCGGGCGCCGCCGATCCGCAGGATTTCTGTTCGGTCAATGTCGCGCTTTACGGCGACTGCCGGCGCTGGGCGATGACCGAGCGCGGCGTCGGCGCGCTGCGCCGTTCGGCCCGTGAACTGGCCATCGGCCCGAGCCGCCTGCACTGGGACGGTGACATGCTGGTGATCGATCTGGACGAAATCACGACGCCGATGCCGCAGCGCCTGCGCGGACAGGTGCGCGTGCAGTCACCGGTGCTGTCGCGCAATGCCTTCGCGCTCGATGCCGAAGGGCGGCACCTGTGGTCGCCGATCGCGCCCTGCGCACGGGTCAGCGTGCAGCTCGATCAGCCCTCGCTGAACTGGCAGGGCGATGGCTATCTCGACAGCAATGCCGGGGAAACTTCACTCGAAGAGGCCTTCGTCCGCTGGCACTGGTCGCGCGCCAGCCTGCACGGCGGCGACACGGCCGTGCTGTATGACGTGACCCGGCGCGATGCATCGAGCGCCTCGCTCGCGCTGCGCTTCGATGCCGACGGCGGCTTCAGCACCTTCGAACCGCCGCCCGAACAGGTGCTGCCGACCACGATGTGGCGCGTCGGCCGCGCCACGCGCAGCGAGCATGCGTCGCCGCAGGCGCAAACGCTGGAAGACACACCGTTCTACGCCCGGTCGATGGTGCGCACGCAGCTGCTCGGCGAATCGGTCGGCAGCATGCATGAAAGCCTGGACCTCGACCGCTTCCGCAGCCGCTGGGTGCAGACCCTGCTGCCCTTCCGCATGCCGCGTCGCAGCGGCACGCGGGTACGTGCGGCGCTGTAA
- a CDS encoding cytochrome P450 produces MTAFPAGIDARPTYIPPRPQALSPIISLFRLIAQGDGDLLSLLPADAYRVPVGHLGYSRRQILIVNDPQLYRNILTDPTDIYPKNDLMVGALEPLVGNSIFVSSGDTWRKQRRMIDPAFSHMRLGQAFPSMAAGVDAYEDKLREHALTGEAFSLDLAMSHLTADIICRTVFSTSFDTRASREVFDAFTLFERSVAQVEWKRLIFDPAWQRVDQRPDVEAACHIIRERLGELVDTHLTGPITRWNDIAAEMVNAEDPETGYRFDRKELIDQLGVMFLAGHETTASVLTWVFFILSSQHDTVARMRAEVDAVVGEGDIGFEHIRRLTFTRNVFRETMRLYPPITFIPRVAAEATQIGKYRVKRGAMIMISPWTIHRNENYWRNAHHFDPDRFSTEREHELVPGAYLPFGLGPRVCVGAAFATTEATLILARLVRRFDFSALDADAVRPVARLTTRPKHQIMCRVRLRERAGT; encoded by the coding sequence GTGACAGCTTTTCCTGCGGGCATCGATGCCCGCCCGACCTACATTCCGCCACGGCCGCAGGCGCTGTCGCCCATCATTTCGCTGTTCCGGCTGATCGCGCAGGGCGATGGCGACCTGCTGAGCCTGCTGCCCGCCGACGCCTACCGCGTGCCGGTCGGCCACCTGGGCTATTCGCGGCGGCAGATACTGATCGTCAATGATCCGCAGCTCTACCGCAACATCCTGACCGATCCGACCGACATCTATCCGAAGAACGACCTGATGGTGGGCGCGCTGGAACCGCTGGTCGGCAACTCGATCTTCGTGTCGTCCGGCGACACCTGGCGCAAGCAGCGCCGCATGATCGATCCCGCCTTTTCGCACATGCGTCTCGGTCAGGCCTTTCCGTCGATGGCGGCCGGCGTCGATGCGTATGAAGACAAGCTGCGCGAGCATGCGCTGACCGGCGAAGCCTTTTCGCTCGATCTGGCGATGAGTCACCTGACGGCCGACATCATCTGCCGCACAGTGTTTTCGACCTCGTTCGACACCCGGGCGTCGCGCGAGGTGTTCGACGCCTTCACGCTGTTCGAGCGCAGCGTGGCCCAGGTCGAGTGGAAGCGGCTCATTTTCGATCCGGCGTGGCAGCGCGTCGATCAGCGCCCGGACGTCGAAGCGGCCTGTCACATCATCCGCGAGCGGCTGGGCGAGCTGGTCGATACCCATCTGACCGGTCCGATCACGCGCTGGAACGACATCGCCGCCGAAATGGTGAATGCCGAAGATCCGGAAACCGGCTACCGATTCGACCGCAAGGAGCTGATCGACCAGCTGGGCGTGATGTTCCTCGCCGGCCACGAAACGACGGCCAGCGTGCTCACCTGGGTGTTCTTCATCCTGAGTTCGCAGCACGACACGGTGGCGCGCATGCGCGCCGAGGTCGATGCCGTGGTGGGCGAAGGCGACATCGGCTTCGAGCACATCCGCCGGCTCACCTTCACGCGCAACGTGTTCCGCGAAACCATGCGGCTGTACCCGCCGATCACTTTCATTCCGCGCGTCGCGGCCGAGGCGACGCAGATCGGCAAATACCGGGTGAAGCGGGGCGCGATGATCATGATTTCGCCGTGGACCATCCACCGCAACGAGAATTACTGGCGCAACGCCCACCATTTCGATCCCGACCGTTTCAGCACCGAACGCGAGCACGAACTGGTGCCCGGCGCCTATCTGCCATTCGGGCTCGGACCGCGCGTGTGCGTCGGCGCCGCCTTCGCGACCACCGAAGCGACGCTGATCCTGGCGCGCCTGGTACGCCGTTTCGATTTCAGCGCGCTCGACGCCGATGCGGTGCGACCGGTGGCGCGCCTGACGACGCGGCCGAAGCACCAGATCATGTGCCGCGTGCGTCTGCGCGAGCGGGCCGGCACATGA
- a CDS encoding magnesium chelatase subunit D yields MENSATPGAEQATVVDDPWLRAALACALCAVDPVGTGGVRLHAQAGPVRDAWLAQLRDMLPPGTPMRRVPFNVTDGRLLGGLDLTATLRAGRPVAERGLLVDAHGGFVLLAMAERLPPGTAARVTAVMDAGEVALARDGIALTSAAAFAVIALDEGLEDEPLSTALCDRLAFHLDLDGLRAQTCTLLPVSAADIEQARARLPVVIVPPGATEALAATALALGVTSMRALLQSVRVARAAAALDGRDAVAADDVTLAAQLVLAPRATQFPTSETAPEQADASPPEPDDTPPEDTPPPEPEAEQDASDSDAQPPADRPLDDVVLEAAQAAIPPGLLARLQAAAGRLPRARSAGRAGALRAGGLRGRPAGIRRGTPGNGARLNLIETLRAAAPWQPLRRAARASAPSNCLIDVRPDDFRITRFAQRSETTTIFLVDASGSSALNRLAEAKGAVELLLADCYVRRDRVALIAFRGTGAEVLLPPTRSLVRAKRSLAGLPGGGGTPLAAGIDAGWLLADAVQRRGDTPTLVLLTDGRANVARDGAGGRARAEEDARSAARRVRASAFRALFIDTSPRPQPAARELALDMAAMYMPLSAADAVSISKIVRAIG; encoded by the coding sequence TTGGAAAATAGCGCCACACCCGGCGCCGAGCAGGCGACGGTCGTCGATGACCCCTGGTTGCGCGCTGCGCTGGCCTGTGCGCTGTGTGCGGTCGATCCGGTCGGCACCGGCGGTGTGCGCCTGCATGCCCAGGCAGGACCGGTGCGTGACGCCTGGCTCGCGCAATTGCGCGACATGCTGCCGCCCGGTACGCCGATGCGCCGCGTGCCCTTCAACGTCACCGACGGTCGTCTGCTGGGCGGGCTGGACCTCACCGCCACGCTGCGTGCCGGCCGGCCGGTCGCCGAGCGCGGCCTGCTGGTCGACGCGCACGGCGGGTTCGTGTTGCTGGCGATGGCCGAGCGCCTGCCGCCCGGAACCGCCGCCCGTGTCACCGCGGTGATGGACGCGGGCGAAGTGGCATTGGCGCGTGACGGCATTGCGCTGACCAGCGCGGCGGCGTTTGCCGTGATTGCGCTCGACGAAGGGCTGGAGGACGAGCCGCTGTCGACAGCGTTGTGCGACCGGCTGGCCTTCCATCTCGATCTCGATGGCTTGCGCGCGCAGACCTGTACGCTACTGCCGGTGAGCGCCGCCGACATCGAACAGGCGCGTGCGCGTCTGCCGGTGGTCATCGTGCCGCCGGGTGCCACCGAAGCACTGGCGGCGACTGCACTCGCACTTGGCGTCACGTCGATGCGCGCGTTGCTGCAGTCGGTGCGGGTGGCGCGCGCGGCCGCGGCGCTCGATGGCCGCGATGCGGTGGCCGCCGACGATGTGACGCTGGCCGCCCAGCTTGTGCTCGCGCCGCGTGCCACGCAGTTTCCGACCAGCGAAACGGCGCCCGAACAGGCCGATGCCTCGCCGCCGGAGCCGGACGACACGCCCCCCGAAGACACGCCGCCGCCCGAACCCGAGGCGGAGCAGGATGCATCGGACAGCGACGCGCAGCCACCGGCCGACCGGCCGCTGGATGACGTGGTGCTGGAAGCTGCACAGGCGGCCATTCCACCGGGACTGCTGGCGCGTCTGCAGGCGGCGGCCGGGCGCCTGCCGCGCGCGCGCAGCGCCGGACGTGCCGGTGCGCTGCGCGCCGGCGGTCTGCGCGGCCGGCCGGCCGGCATCCGCCGCGGCACACCCGGCAACGGCGCGCGCCTGAACCTGATCGAAACGCTGCGCGCGGCCGCGCCCTGGCAGCCACTGCGTCGTGCCGCCCGCGCTTCTGCGCCGTCGAACTGCCTGATCGATGTACGGCCGGATGACTTCCGCATCACCCGCTTCGCACAGCGCTCGGAAACCACGACCATCTTCCTGGTCGACGCCTCCGGGTCGTCGGCGCTGAACCGGCTGGCCGAAGCCAAGGGTGCGGTCGAACTGCTGCTGGCGGACTGTTATGTGCGGCGCGACCGCGTCGCCTTGATCGCCTTCCGCGGCACCGGCGCCGAGGTGCTGCTGCCGCCGACCCGTTCGCTGGTGCGCGCCAAGCGCAGTCTGGCCGGTCTGCCCGGCGGTGGCGGCACGCCGCTGGCCGCCGGCATTGATGCCGGCTGGCTGCTGGCCGACGCGGTGCAGCGCCGGGGCGACACGCCGACGCTGGTGCTGCTGACCGACGGTCGTGCCAATGTGGCGCGCGACGGTGCAGGTGGTCGTGCCCGCGCCGAGGAGGATGCGCGCTCGGCCGCGCGCCGGGTACGCGCCAGCGCCTTCCGTGCGCTGTTCATCGATACGTCGCCACGGCCGCAGCCTGCCGCGCGGGAACTGGCACTCGACATGGCGGCGATGTACATGCCGCTGTCGGCGGCCGACGCGGTCAGCATTTCGAAGATCGTCCGCGCGATCGGCTGA
- a CDS encoding phytoene/squalene synthase family protein translates to MAEPTHAQDMLACRKLLRNGSKSFFAASLLLPRAVREPACSLYAFCRIADDLVDDSQADENAVAHLRWRVEQACAGHPHPEPADRTLARVVARFNIPASLLLALIEGFEWDARGRQYMTQSELFEYCARVAGTVGAMMALLMGVRDREIAARACDLGLAMQLTNIARDVGEDARRGRLYLPHDWMIEAGLDPAGWLAEPVFDDRLANVVRRLLQCADLLYARAAPGIEKLPSGCRPGIRAARSVYAEIGRGVERRGYDSVSSRSIVSSWRKSVLLAEALSGAPTLSATAHYHVLDEVSALADAVAAAPTVDMSALIGIPRRTPQQRIEWLIDLFERLEREERNRNTQGTPG, encoded by the coding sequence ATGGCTGAGCCGACGCATGCGCAGGACATGCTGGCCTGCCGCAAATTGCTGCGCAACGGCTCGAAGTCCTTTTTCGCGGCTTCGTTGCTGCTTCCGCGCGCCGTGCGCGAGCCGGCCTGTTCGCTGTATGCCTTCTGCCGCATCGCCGACGACCTGGTTGATGACAGCCAGGCGGACGAGAACGCGGTTGCGCATCTGCGCTGGCGGGTAGAGCAGGCCTGCGCCGGACATCCGCATCCCGAACCCGCCGACCGCACGCTGGCCCGCGTGGTGGCCCGCTTCAACATTCCGGCGTCGCTGCTGCTGGCACTGATCGAAGGCTTCGAGTGGGACGCACGTGGCCGTCAGTACATGACGCAGTCCGAACTGTTCGAGTACTGCGCCCGCGTCGCCGGCACGGTCGGCGCGATGATGGCGCTGCTGATGGGCGTGCGCGACCGTGAAATCGCGGCGCGCGCCTGCGATCTGGGGCTGGCGATGCAGCTCACCAACATCGCGCGTGATGTCGGCGAAGACGCCCGGCGCGGCCGGCTCTATCTGCCGCATGACTGGATGATCGAAGCCGGGCTCGATCCGGCGGGCTGGCTGGCCGAACCGGTATTCGACGACCGGCTCGCGAATGTGGTGCGCCGCCTGCTGCAGTGTGCCGACCTGCTGTATGCGCGTGCCGCGCCCGGCATCGAAAAGCTGCCGTCAGGCTGCCGACCGGGCATCCGTGCGGCGCGCAGCGTCTATGCCGAAATCGGCCGCGGTGTCGAACGCCGCGGCTACGACTCCGTGTCGTCGCGCAGCATCGTGTCGTCCTGGCGCAAGAGCGTGCTGCTGGCCGAAGCGCTCAGCGGCGCGCCGACCCTGTCCGCCACGGCGCATTACCACGTGCTTGATGAGGTGTCGGCGCTGGCTGACGCGGTGGCCGCTGCGCCGACCGTCGACATGTCGGCACTGATCGGCATTCCGCGTCGCACGCCGCAGCAGCGCATCGAGTGGCTGATCGACCTGTTCGAGCGGCTCGAACGCGAAGAACGCAATCGCAATACCCAGGGCACGCCCGGCTGA
- the bchO gene encoding alpha/beta fold hydrolase BchO encodes MKALDWTRDGGDWPNRTASRFVEAGGLRWHVQVAGDGPVLLLLHGTGAATHSWRALLPELATRYTVVAPDLPGHGFSATAASHRLTLQGIARALGGLLAALKAEPQVVAGHSAGAAIMLRMNIDGLLPARTLVSLNGAMLPLPGLAGLLFPPAARLLSALPFAPQAFAWRATQRDAVNRLIRSTGSALDPAGVALYHKLVSTPGHVAGALAMMANWDVAPLVRDLPSLRAPLTLVVGKGDETVSPEESRRVHRMIPGSRLVELDGLGHLAHEEAPALAARHIFEADESDGIAHR; translated from the coding sequence ATGAAGGCGCTCGACTGGACACGCGACGGCGGCGACTGGCCCAACCGCACAGCCAGCCGCTTCGTCGAGGCCGGCGGGCTGCGCTGGCATGTGCAGGTCGCCGGCGACGGACCTGTCCTGTTGCTGCTGCACGGCACCGGCGCGGCCACGCATTCGTGGCGTGCGCTGCTGCCCGAGCTGGCGACACGCTACACCGTGGTCGCGCCTGACCTGCCCGGTCATGGCTTCAGTGCCACAGCCGCGTCGCACCGGCTGACGCTGCAGGGCATTGCGCGCGCACTGGGTGGCCTGCTGGCGGCATTGAAGGCGGAGCCACAGGTGGTCGCCGGGCATTCGGCCGGCGCGGCCATCATGCTGCGCATGAACATCGACGGCCTGCTGCCGGCACGCACGCTGGTCAGTCTCAATGGCGCGATGCTGCCGTTGCCCGGGCTGGCCGGACTGCTGTTCCCGCCGGCGGCACGACTGCTGTCCGCCCTGCCCTTCGCGCCGCAGGCGTTCGCCTGGCGCGCCACGCAGCGCGACGCGGTCAACCGGCTGATCCGCAGCACCGGTTCGGCGCTCGATCCGGCTGGCGTCGCGCTGTATCACAAGCTGGTCAGCACGCCCGGCCATGTCGCCGGCGCACTCGCCATGATGGCCAACTGGGATGTCGCGCCGCTGGTGCGCGACCTGCCGTCGCTGCGCGCACCGCTGACGCTGGTGGTCGGCAAGGGCGATGAAACGGTGTCGCCGGAAGAATCGCGACGGGTGCACCGCATGATCCCGGGCTCGCGTCTGGTGGAACTGGACGGTCTGGGTCATCTGGCGCACGAGGAAGCACCCGCGCTCGCCGCGCGGCACATCTTCGAAGCGGATGAAAGCGACGGCATCGCGCACCGCTGA
- a CDS encoding polyprenyl synthetase family protein has protein sequence MDGMKRIEQALSAAVEQSLEAALSHADGPTCPPLLASAIRYAVFPGGARIRPRLCLAAACACGEDDTSVADHAAAAIELLHCASLVHDDLPCFDDAPMRRGKPSVHSAYGERIAVLAGDALIVLAFQTLARGGANAPYRLVPLLSIIGRGVGVPSGIVAGQAWECESDVNLREYQQAKTGSLFASATMAGAAAAGADPGPWRALGDCMGEAFQVADDILDAASDASKIGKPVGRDVALGRPSAVRELGLHGAIRRLNLLVAEAIDSVPVCSGADGLRAVIAMEASRLIPRELADSVL, from the coding sequence ATGGACGGCATGAAGCGTATCGAGCAGGCCCTGAGTGCTGCAGTCGAACAATCGCTGGAAGCCGCACTGTCGCATGCCGACGGTCCGACCTGCCCGCCGCTGCTCGCATCGGCCATCCGCTATGCCGTGTTCCCCGGTGGTGCGCGCATCCGTCCGCGGCTGTGTCTCGCCGCCGCCTGCGCCTGCGGCGAAGACGACACCTCGGTCGCCGATCACGCCGCGGCCGCCATCGAGTTGCTGCATTGTGCTTCGCTGGTGCACGACGATCTGCCCTGCTTCGATGATGCACCGATGCGCCGCGGCAAGCCTTCGGTGCACAGTGCCTACGGCGAACGCATTGCGGTACTGGCCGGCGATGCGCTGATCGTGCTCGCCTTCCAGACGCTGGCGCGTGGCGGTGCGAACGCGCCCTATCGCCTGGTGCCGCTGCTGTCGATCATCGGTCGCGGTGTCGGCGTGCCGTCGGGCATCGTGGCCGGTCAGGCGTGGGAATGCGAGTCCGACGTCAATCTGCGCGAGTACCAGCAGGCCAAGACCGGTTCGCTGTTTGCGTCGGCCACGATGGCGGGTGCCGCCGCTGCCGGCGCCGATCCCGGCCCCTGGCGTGCGCTGGGCGACTGCATGGGTGAAGCCTTCCAGGTCGCCGACGACATCCTTGACGCGGCGTCCGATGCGTCCAAGATCGGCAAGCCAGTGGGTCGTGATGTGGCACTCGGTCGTCCGAGCGCAGTGCGCGAACTGGGTCTGCACGGCGCGATCCGCCGCCTCAACCTGCTGGTGGCCGAAGCCATCGATTCGGTACCGGTGTGTTCGGGTGCCGACGGTCTGCGCGCAGTGATCGCGATGGAAGCATCGCGGCTGATTCCGCGCGAACTCGCCGACAGCGTCCTGTGA